The following is a genomic window from Opitutus sp. GAS368.
GGGCAGCACGATGAACGGGTTTGGGATCGGCCGGGTGAAGCTAAGTGTCGAGCGGATGACGAAATCGTGGGCGATCACCATATCGCCCGGTTTGATCACACTCGACAGCTCGGCGCACAGTGTGCGCCAGTTCGAGGAACGCGAGAATCCGGTATCGAACGTGGGGTCCTGGTGGTAGCTGTGGGTCTGAAAAATCGCCGAGGCCACCGCCACCACGGCAATCGTGCCAACGGCGGTCGTCAGCCCCCTGCGAGTCCAGTTTGACCCGGTCCCGGCGCAGCGGAGATCGTCCAGATACTTGAACCCCAGGGCGGTCAGAAAGGTGACAAAGAAATAATGGATGACGAAGTAGCGGGGCCAGACGGAGAGATTTTCCACTTTGAAGAAATATCCGACCTGAAATGCCAGCGAAATCCCGATGCACAGGGCCATCAGGAGCCCCCGACGTTTGAACTCCTCGGGCACCACGGTTGCGACGAGGTCGAATTTTCTGCTGAAAAGCAGCGCGGTCGCACCTGCGATGACTGCCGGCCAGAACCAGAAGAGAAACTCAGTGAAGCCGTCCCGGCCCGTCATGTGCCCTGACAACACAAGGTGAAAACCATCGGAGAGCTGGGGCCACAGTCGGGTCCCTTCCTGTCCCCAGCGACCGACATCGGCTCGCTGCCGGTGCGACTCCAGATAGGGCCAAGTGGCGATCAGCACGATAATATAACTGAGTGCCAAGTGAGAAAGATAGCGAAGCGGGGCAGCCCTGCGCCGGAAGGTCAGGAACAAAAACTGCCCGATGGCCGGAAATACAACCCAGCTTTGCAGATAAAACCCGGCGCTCAACAGCACACCATACGCGGCGAACCAAGCCACATCCGCCCAGGCGCGCCCGAGAGACCTTGTGTCCAGGCGCAGCACCAGCCAGGTCGACCAGACATAGAAGGCCACACCGACGATGTATTCCCGGATTTGCAGGACATGCATGAACAAGTAGGCGTTGAACGAAAAAATGCCGATCAAGAATAGCCGGGAAACCAGCCGCCAGCCCTGCGAAAGCGCGATCAGCCCTTGCAGCGAAACCCAAAGAAAGAAGATGTTAACCAGCCGGAAAAAGAGCACATCATGCGTTTGGGCCACCCGCATGAGGGTGTTCTGCATCAGATAGTAGAGCGGCTGGTAGGCATAGGGGTTGCCGGTATCGAGCACCATCGCCCAGGTGGGAGGAGTCGCCGGAGTGTCCAGAGTGAACGGCCGTCCGCCGTTGATGATGGCCAGGCGGATTCCCTCATCCGTGCTGATGCCTTTCAAATCGATCATCATTACATAGGTCGCAATGACCACCATACACGCCAGTGTGAGAGCCAGGCGTGCATCTATTGTTTTAGGCTGGAGTGTCATGTCGTTGGGAGAGACGTGGGTTGGCCGGACTGTCGCCAACGGGAAATCAGTAACGGTTGGCCGGGTCGGCGAGGTATTGGTCAAGCACCTTGGCGAAGTTTTCCCGGTCGCGGTAATGGTCCTTCATTATTTTTAAATACGCCTCGGTGTGGACATCATGATCAAAAAGGAAAGTCAACGTGAGCCCGTTCACCGGTAGGCCGGCATCACTCTGATACATGGTGTATTTGGGTTGCAGGCGGAAATAACCGGTCAGCATCAGGACAAAGATTGCGGTGAAAGAAACCGGGAGCGCCCAATGGGTGTCTTCCGACCGGAGCGGTTCCCGCCGCCATGCGGCAAAAAACGCGGAAAGGCTGAGCGACCACACCAATAACAACGGCACTTGGGGAAAGATGCTATATTGGGCGGTGAAATACCGCTCACTCATCAGCAAGGTCATGCCCAGTCCGGTGGCCAGCAGGAGCAAAATGAACGCCTTGATTCGCAGTGGAACCGAGCGCAACGAACATACTGCGAGGGCCGCCACCGTGGCACTGATGAAAAGGGCGGGAGTTTCCTTGAAAAACTGCAGGAATTCCCGGGACACGTCCGGCTTGCTGGCCAGTAAATCGTGCATAAGAGGGCGGGGATTGACCAGGACGTGCAGGACGCCCGCGAGGTAATCCGCGGCACTCGATTCCGTCATTACCGTCCGCAGCGACAAATAGCTGATGGAAAGCGCCACCAGCGCGCCGGCTCCCAGCAAGGCCAGTTCGCGACTTCGCTCGAGGAGAAACGACCAGAGACGATGGCGACGGGTCCAAAGCGTCAGCGAGGGCAGGACAGCTACAAGGACGGCCGCGATTCGCAGCCGGAGAATCACAACCGGGTCGAGTTCCGCATGGTATTTCGCAACCTGGAGCAGCAGCAAGAGGACGGACGCTCCGCTGGCGGCGGGCAACAGACCCCACCAAAAATCCGTTTGGCCGGAGCGCGGAACGGATGGCGGCACACCAGTGCCGGGAGTCAGGGCAGCCAGCCAGCACCATCCGTAACAGACAGCGAGGTAGCACATGCCGGGCAATTTGGTCAGGGCGGCCAGTCCAACAAACAATCCAGACAGAAAAAGCCAGAAATACTTCCTGGTTTGATGGGGTGTGGCGGTGGCCCGCCACACGCAGGCCAGCGCGAGCACATTGCCAAATCCCACACAGAGAAGTTCGGGCCGCGTGAGCAGACCGTGGAAAAGCAGCCCGGCGCTCCCGCACAATAAAATCACGGTCAGACAGGGGGATTCGAGATTGCGGGCAACCGAGCCGGTCAGCCACGCGGCGGAAAGGATGACGAGGAAAACCAGCACGCGGCTGTGGACCCGGCCAACGCGGATCAAGGCTGGTATCTCCTGCAAGGGATCCTCGCTCGCGCCAAACTTCTTGAGATTCCATACCGGCAGCAGCCCGGCATAATGCCTGACGCGGTAGTCGAGGGCCAGGAGGTATTTCAACGGCAGGCCGGGCTGGTCGATGCCATGGGGCGACACATTCGAATTGATCGACAGGGCGTCGACCATGTTGTGGGCGTTCATATCCGTGTTGCGATACCACGGATCAGTCCGGGAAATAACGGTCATCCAAACCCCGGCGAGAATCAGGGAGACCAGAGCCAGTGAAACAACAATCAGACGGTGCAGGTTAAATTGGGAAACGCGGAACGACCTGCCCGGCCCGGTCGGAGAGGATAAATCCTGATGGCGGCCGGAACCTGCTTCCGCCGCAAAGTTGTCCTCGGTCGGGTCGCGTGACGATCGGTTCATGGGGACCTGAATCCCTCCAGTCGGATATTGCGAAACACGAAATAGTAGGAGTCGGGGGCCAGCGCGGGCATTTCCATCGTTTGCAATGTCCGTCCCTCGGCCCGGCCGTGCATTTCATAGTGCTCCCGGGCGCCTTGTTCCAGCGGGATGTTATGGGTGACGAGGTGTTTCATCACATCCGGGTAGCGTTTGAGATAGTCCAGCCAGTCCGGTTCATTCTTGAGAGATACATCCCTGAACTCCACGATATTTTCCCCCTTGCGCGGAATCAGTTTCAAAGTCTGGTCCAGCCAGGTGGTCCGGTCCTCGATCCGGTAGTGTTGCACGGGTTCGCCATTGAAAAGCACTTCCACGGCGGCTTTGGCCCGCACATGCAGGCGGAGGCTGAATGACAACTGCAAGACGGCCAATTCGGGTGTGGGGGGGATGGTAAGCGAAATGGAGGGCCGTCTCGCCCAGCGGATATAGGGAAGGTCCCATTGGGGGAAGGGCCCTTCGGTGGGCAGCAGCCCCTCCCCCGCGATCACCTTTGTATCCCGGGACAGCACCATTTCAGTCACAAAAATCGAGCGGCCGTTGGAAGGCCGGCTGAAGTCAATCGGTTTGTAGGCCGCGGACATTTGCGGCAGGTAGGGGATGGCGCCGACGCCGATTTCCGCTCCTGATTTCTCATCCAGTGCTCTAAATACCAGGCGATGAAATGGCCGGGTGGTCGCAATGGTGGTTTCGTCATCGGCGGTGAAAGCAGCCAGGGGAACGGTGGTGCCGTCATCGTTTTCTTGGACGACCACAAGGCGCGCCTGATCCTCGGGATTCAGCCCCTCCAGCATGATATGCGTTTGCGCCGGGTCTTCCGGTTGCCGGGGCGCGGCCGAGAGCGTGATCAACAGAAACCGATTGCTGTCGACCGGGGCGGTGCGGCCGGCATGGGGCTCGATGCCGAAATAATCACGGGTCGACGCGTCTCTTCCGATGGTCGCGAGAAATTCCACCCCGGCCGTTCGCTTGGTCGGAATGGGCACCAAGGTGTAGATGGAAAGCCGCGAGAGATTTTGGTAGTCCGAGTTGCGCGATTGGGACGAGCGGGACAGAATACGGTAGGCGTCGGGATCGCCTTCGCTTCGGGAGGTAAACCGCTGGTCCCGCCTCAGGGTCATGAGCGGGAAGATGCGCTCGTTGGCGCCATCCGTGTCGATGTTGATCCGGGTTTGGCGGGACAAGTGGTATTCCAGTAGCAAGGGCAGACTGGGCAAACCGGGCGGCACGAAGGCGGCATGCAGCAATGGGTCAAGCGGCCGGCTGGTGTTCCTGAGTAGATAAATCCCGCCGGACCAGCCCGCCACGAGCGCAACCAGAAGCAGTGCCAAATAACAGGCATACCGTGCGACGGTCCGCCGCTCGCGGCCGGCGTCAATGACCCCGGCAACCCCCGGACTCAGCAGCGCCAGGGCGGGCACGAAATTCCGCGGATCGGAAGAAAACCCTGTCGGCAGGAGAAGGCTGGCGGCGATCCAGCCGAGGCCCAAGCATACTGACCATGTGGCGCCCGCGCTGAGTTTCCGGTAAGTTATCAGGCAGAAGGCCGCACCAAGGAGAAACAGCAGGCCAGCAAGGCCGAATCCCACACTGTCTTCGTTCAGAACGAGGAGGGGTGGGTGGGGGCGCAGGAACTGCATGAATCCGAGCGAATTGCCGGGGGCCGACTCCGCTTTTTGCCCGGGAAACGCATAATCAAGAATCTGCCTTACCGCGTCACCTTTCTCGACCAGATTGATGAGAACGAAAGGAAGGGTAAAGGCGCAAGCCAGCGAGGCCGGAATGATCCAAGCCCGGAGACCGTCGCCCTCGTTGGTCCGCCAGCGCCAATATAGCCAAGCCGACAGAAGCAGTCCGGCGGTGAGCAAAAAAAGCAGGGCACCCAGGTCGCTGCCCGCTGACAAGCCTACCGCAAGGCCCGTCAGGGTGGCATAGCGCATTTGCCTGGTTTGCTTCCAGCGCAAGGCAAAGACGAGGGCGCAAAGCATGGCGGCGCCGACCGGCAGGTCGGGCGTGGTGGTGGCGGCCTGGGCAAGCACCGGGGTGGCTGTGAGCACCAGCCAGCAGGCAATCAAGGAAGCGTCGGCTCCGAAGGTTCCCAGGCGGCAGAGGCGGTAAGCGGCGATGCCACTGACAACCCATGCGGCGATATTGAAAAAGTTGAGGCACTGCAGCGGGGCGCCGTAAATCAACCCGAAGAGCTGGAGCAGATTGTAGTTGAAAGGCAGATAGATTTGCCGGGGATCAGCCGCGGTAAAATGGGCCAGATTGCCCTGGCCGAGATAATACATGGCCCGGGGCAGATGATAGATGAGGGAGTCGGAATTGTTGGGCTCATAAGTGTAAGCCACCGCCAGACTGGCGAAAGCCAGCGGTCCGGTTGTCAGGATGAAGGCGCCAAGCAGCCAGCGATGGGGTCTGGTTTCTGGCGAAGAGAAATCGGCTTGGCCCTCCGGCGCGAGCAACATCGACACCAGACAGGTCACCACGGCGAGAAGTGACGAGGTGCTGAAAAACCATACAGGCTCGCCCAACCAGTGAAGCATGGAGAGAAACAGGCTGGTGGCGACAATGTTGCCCCAAGCCAGCAGAGCGGCCGCCAAGAGTTGTTCCGGCACGCGCGGAGTCAGACACCGCGCAGCCCCGATCGATGTCCAGATCAGGATGAGAGAATGGAGGAGAAAGAGGTCCATGAATCCAACCGGATGCGCTCAGGACCAGCCATTCCTAGTGACTGGCGGCTTTGCGCAACCGAATAAACCAATGCAGGGCAAAGAGTGGATAGAGGCCGCGCAGGATCCGATCGGTGCTTATGATGGCGGGTACGATGGCCCGGGGCAGCACGTCACGGCGCGTGACACCGCCGCTCAGGAGATAGGGCAGCCATGGGAGCCAGCGCTTTTCCTCGAGCATCAGGCCGGAATGCTCGCGTTGGAAGCGAGCATGGTCGCGCTCGAAGACGATCCAGCTCAGCGCCTGGTTTGAATCCATCATCGAGTGGCTCTGGGCGAAGTTCCAGTCGAGTTCCGGGGAAAACGGCTCGGGGTGAAAGTGGTTGAAGAAAAACCGCGCGAACGGCGTCGCCGCGACCTCGATCATGCCGATCACCCCGCCGGGCACGAGCACGCGCTGGGCCTCGCGCAGGAACCGGCTGACGTCGGGGATGTGGTGGAACACGTGCGTCAGGAAGATCGCGTGCAGGCTGGCGTCGGGAAACGGGAGTTCGCGCGCATCCACCACCATTTCCGCTATGCCGGGGGACACATCGGAAGTGATGATGCGCGGATCGAACTCCTTGAGCCGGCTGCCGCCGCTGCCGAGTTCCAGGAACCGGGCGTCCGGCGGCGCATCCCGCACCGCGGGATCATCCAGCAGGGTGCGATACCACACGTCATAACAATGCCGGAGCGCGGGCCGGGTCGCGATCAGCTCGTTTTGGATCTGGAAAAACTCCGGGGATCCGACGGCGATGCCGTCAAGGCGTGGTTCGTGGAGAAAACTCATGGAGGCGGCGAGGGGATGCTCCAGTTCAGGTCATCCAGCGGCGCGGGCGTCAGGCCGAGCCGGATGAACGAGGCGGACGTATCGAAGGCGCGCAGGCATTTCTGGCCAAGGAGATTCTCGACCGTCACGGGCAGATGCAGGCCCAGGCGTTCGCCCACGCGCAGCAGCGCCACGGTGAAATCGCCCGGGAGCGGCACAATGGCCCGGCGCAAGCCGGTGGCGGCCAGCATCCGCGCATAGAGTTCGCGGACCGTGATGGGCTCGGGCGCGCCGAGATTGAAAACGCCGGCGAGGCGTCCGGTCGCGAGGCGCTCGAGTCCCCGGACCACGTCATCCAGGCCGGCGGGTTGCACGGGCTGCGTGCCGCCGTAGAACACCGGCACGACCGGCGCGCGTCGCAGCGCGGCGAGCATCCGCGCGTAGGTGCCGCCGGGACCGACGATCAAGCCGGGCCGCACGATCGTGTCCCCGGCCGGGTCGAGCATTTGTTCGATCGCCCACTTGGCGCGGCCATAGGAGGAGGCGGCGTCGGCGTGCGCCGACATGGAGGAAATGAAAATAAAATGCGCACCCTGCTTCCGGGCGGCGGCGAGCAGCCGCTGCGCGGCGGAGCGATTCAGTTCCTGGAGCGCCGGCCCGGCCGCGCCCTGGGCGAAGGCGGCGTGCACCACGACGTCGATATTTTCCAAGTTGGCGGTCCCGGGTCCGGCCAGGTCGTAGGTCTTCCATTCCGCCCCCGCCAGGTTCGGCGCGCGGCGGGCGAGCGCCTGCACACCCGCGCCTGCGGCGAGCAGGCGGCGGGCGAGGGCGGCGCCGAGCATCCCGTTGGCTCCGGTGATGGCGACACGCAGTTTCACTTGCCCGCCCCCAGGCTGGCCACCACGTGGCCGGCGACCACCCGCGCGCCAGCCATGGCGGTGAAGGTCGGCCCTTTGCAGGGCAGCCAGTTCCAAGTGGAGCTATCGCCCACAAACACGCGCCGGCTGTCGCCGAGCCGGCCGTCAGGCTGCGAATGGAAGCGCGGGTTGACCGGATTCCGCTGCGGGATGGTGCCGGCATAGTGGATGCTCGCGGCCTGGCCGGGATCCACCCGCGTGAGCGGCACGCAACCCAGCCGCCAGAAGCAACGCCGCAGCCGGGCCTCGAGGCCGGCCTGGAGCGCCTGTTGCGCGGCGGGACGCGCATAGGCGATGTGGAGATCGGGGGCGGCCGAGGTGGTGCTGGCGCCGAGCCGCATGGTTTTGGCCGGGCCGGCGTCGTCGGGAAAAAAGACTCCGAAGACCGCAAGCGCGTCCACGATGGCGCGCGACACGAGCAGCCCGGCCCACGGGGCAAGGGGGATTTCCTTGACCAGCTTGAAGAGCAGCAGGGAGCGATAGGAATACATCTGCAGGCTGCAGGTGCGCTCCGGCTGCGCGAGGTCGCCGAAGAGCGCCGTGAGCTGCGCCATGCTGTGGCGGCGGTCGGCGGCTGCGCGGCCCAGCATGCGCAGGTTCAGGGTCGGGTAGTAGACATAGGCGCTGGACAGGATGGTGGTGACGCGCGCCTCCAGCGGCAGCGATGCGAGGGCGAGTCGCGCCGAGTTGATCGCCCCCGCACAGAGCAACAACCGCCGCCCGCGGAAGGTCACGCGTCCGCCGTCGCGCGCGCAAGTGAGCGCGACGCCGTCGGCGTCCTCCTGGAAACTGAGCGCGAGGCATCCCCGTTCGTAGCGGAAATTCGGCTCCCGTTGCAGCCGTTCGACCGTGTAGCGCGGCCGGTAGGCGGAGCGCCGCACGTCGCCGTAGAAGTCCGTATCGAAATAGGGATTGGCGCCGCGGTCGCCGTGCGGCCGGGAATTGATCGCCAGCGGCACGCGGCCCAGCACGAAGCCCCTGCGTTGCCAGTCTGCGGCATGGCGTTCGTAGCCGGCGAGGATGCTGGCGCCGTTGGTGTCGAGTTCGAGCGGCGGCTGGTGGCCGGACACCTCCTCCCACCAGTCGGCGCGCGGCGGTCCGCTGATGCCCGCCTCGGCGACGACGCGGGCATACTGGGTTGCAAGCGCGGCGGGATCGAGGCCGATGCGCGCGCACTCCGCGGCGGTATAGGTGAAGCACGCGGTGCCCCACGCTGCGCCGAGGCCACCGAGCGCGAGCGATTGCATGGGATGAAAATCCGGGCTGTGCACAGGCAGCAGGCTTTCGGCGGCGCGGCTGGCGAACTGGCGCGGCGGGGTCAGCTGCGCGCCGACGCGGACACCGGTGCGCGGCACGCCCTCGAGGTTGTCCCCGAGCAGGTAACCGCGCTGCGCCGGATCCCCGGCGTGAAGCTGGCTGAACGGTGCGTCGGGCACGCGGGCGCGCATCGCGGGATCGTCGTCGCCATAGTCCACGAGCGTGACGCGCACGCCCCGCGCCACGAGTTCGGCCGCAGCCATCGCCCCGGCCGGCCCGGAGCCGACAAGCAACACATCATCGGGCGTCATCGGGGGACGAACGGAAGGTTTGCCGCCAAAGCGTGGCGAACAGGGCGTGGACGAAGCCCGCGCCGGCGGCGAAGGCGATGAGGAGCAGGTTGCCGAGGAATCCCCGCCGCACGGGGGCGAAGCGGGACTGCCGGTGCGGGTCCGTTTCGGCCAGCGCCAGCGCCTCGATTTCCGCTGGGGTCGGCTTGAGCTGCTCCAGCATGGTGCGTTCAGGGCCGGCGGCGCCGCGCCGCTTCCAACTCGATAAGGCGGAGCTCGGAATCGTGCCGCTGCATGTGCGCGACGCTGTCGAGGATGAGGGCGATGGCCGAGGTGGTGACCGCGCAGACCATCAGGCCGGAGGCGAGGATGGCGGAGGGAATGTGCAGGATCAAACCGGTGTGGTAATACTCCACCACCGGCAGCGAGCCGATCGCGAGGCCGAAGGCGGCGAAGACGCCCGCGATGCCGCCGAAGAAGAGGAGCGGGCGGTTGTAGCGCAGGATGGAAAAGAGCGCGGTGAGCACCTTCCGTCCGTCGCGGAACGTGGAGAGCTTGGAAAAATTCCCGGCCGGCCGGTCCTGGTAGGAAATCGGCAGCTCGACGATGCGGAAGCGTTTGTCGACGGCGTGCAGCGTGATCTCCGTTTCCAGCTCGAAGCCGGCGGTGAGGACGGGGAAGGACTTCACAAACGTCCGGGAAAACACGCGGTAGCCGGAAAGGATGTCGTGAAGCGTCACGCCAAACAGCCGGTTGATGAGCGCCTTCACCAGGCTGTTGCCGAAGTTATGCAGGGGGCGCTTGTTCTCGCGGCGATAATGGCCCTGGGCGTGGCGGTCGCCCACGACCATGTCGGCTTCGTCGGCCAGCACCGGCGCGAGAAGCGGGGCGAGGTCGCTGGCGCTGTAGGTCGAGTCGGCGTCGCTCATCACATACGCGTCGGCCTCGATGAGGGTGAAGGCGCGGCGCATGGCGAAGGCCTTGCCCTGGCGTTTTTCCGCGAGCAGGAGGAACCGGCAGGACGGCAGGGCGGCGGCCGTCGCCCGCGCCGCCTCGGCCGTGCCGTCGGTGGAATTGTTGTCCACGACACACAGCAGCGCCGCCGGCAGGGCGCGGTGGAAATCGCGCAGCGTCGAGCCGATGGTTTTGGCCTCATTGTAGGCGGGGAGGATGATCGCGATTTCCATGACAGCGGTGGGGGGACGGGTTTTCACCACGGGTTGCGGACCAAGACGAGGCGATATTGCCGGACGAGGGCCACCCCGGCGGTCCATCCGTATTTGGCGCCGGCGAGCAGCAGGC
Proteins encoded in this region:
- a CDS encoding NAD-dependent epimerase/dehydratase family protein, which codes for MKLRVAITGANGMLGAALARRLLAAGAGVQALARRAPNLAGAEWKTYDLAGPGTANLENIDVVVHAAFAQGAAGPALQELNRSAAQRLLAAARKQGAHFIFISSMSAHADAASSYGRAKWAIEQMLDPAGDTIVRPGLIVGPGGTYARMLAALRRAPVVPVFYGGTQPVQPAGLDDVVRGLERLATGRLAGVFNLGAPEPITVRELYARMLAATGLRRAIVPLPGDFTVALLRVGERLGLHLPVTVENLLGQKCLRAFDTSASFIRLGLTPAPLDDLNWSIPSPPP
- a CDS encoding FAD-dependent monooxygenase, which encodes MTPDDVLLVGSGPAGAMAAAELVARGVRVTLVDYGDDDPAMRARVPDAPFSQLHAGDPAQRGYLLGDNLEGVPRTGVRVGAQLTPPRQFASRAAESLLPVHSPDFHPMQSLALGGLGAAWGTACFTYTAAECARIGLDPAALATQYARVVAEAGISGPPRADWWEEVSGHQPPLELDTNGASILAGYERHAADWQRRGFVLGRVPLAINSRPHGDRGANPYFDTDFYGDVRRSAYRPRYTVERLQREPNFRYERGCLALSFQEDADGVALTCARDGGRVTFRGRRLLLCAGAINSARLALASLPLEARVTTILSSAYVYYPTLNLRMLGRAAADRRHSMAQLTALFGDLAQPERTCSLQMYSYRSLLLFKLVKEIPLAPWAGLLVSRAIVDALAVFGVFFPDDAGPAKTMRLGASTTSAAPDLHIAYARPAAQQALQAGLEARLRRCFWRLGCVPLTRVDPGQAASIHYAGTIPQRNPVNPRFHSQPDGRLGDSRRVFVGDSSTWNWLPCKGPTFTAMAGARVVAGHVVASLGAGK
- a CDS encoding glycosyltransferase family 2 protein gives rise to the protein MKTRPPTAVMEIAIILPAYNEAKTIGSTLRDFHRALPAALLCVVDNNSTDGTAEAARATAAALPSCRFLLLAEKRQGKAFAMRRAFTLIEADAYVMSDADSTYSASDLAPLLAPVLADEADMVVGDRHAQGHYRRENKRPLHNFGNSLVKALINRLFGVTLHDILSGYRVFSRTFVKSFPVLTAGFELETEITLHAVDKRFRIVELPISYQDRPAGNFSKLSTFRDGRKVLTALFSILRYNRPLLFFGGIAGVFAAFGLAIGSLPVVEYYHTGLILHIPSAILASGLMVCAVTTSAIALILDSVAHMQRHDSELRLIELEAARRRRP
- a CDS encoding class I SAM-dependent methyltransferase yields the protein MSFLHEPRLDGIAVGSPEFFQIQNELIATRPALRHCYDVWYRTLLDDPAVRDAPPDARFLELGSGGSRLKEFDPRIITSDVSPGIAEMVVDARELPFPDASLHAIFLTHVFHHIPDVSRFLREAQRVLVPGGVIGMIEVAATPFARFFFNHFHPEPFSPELDWNFAQSHSMMDSNQALSWIVFERDHARFQREHSGLMLEEKRWLPWLPYLLSGGVTRRDVLPRAIVPAIISTDRILRGLYPLFALHWFIRLRKAASH
- a CDS encoding phospholipid carrier-dependent glycosyltransferase: MNRSSRDPTEDNFAAEAGSGRHQDLSSPTGPGRSFRVSQFNLHRLIVVSLALVSLILAGVWMTVISRTDPWYRNTDMNAHNMVDALSINSNVSPHGIDQPGLPLKYLLALDYRVRHYAGLLPVWNLKKFGASEDPLQEIPALIRVGRVHSRVLVFLVILSAAWLTGSVARNLESPCLTVILLCGSAGLLFHGLLTRPELLCVGFGNVLALACVWRATATPHQTRKYFWLFLSGLFVGLAALTKLPGMCYLAVCYGWCWLAALTPGTGVPPSVPRSGQTDFWWGLLPAASGASVLLLLLQVAKYHAELDPVVILRLRIAAVLVAVLPSLTLWTRRHRLWSFLLERSRELALLGAGALVALSISYLSLRTVMTESSAADYLAGVLHVLVNPRPLMHDLLASKPDVSREFLQFFKETPALFISATVAALAVCSLRSVPLRIKAFILLLLATGLGMTLLMSERYFTAQYSIFPQVPLLLVWSLSLSAFFAAWRREPLRSEDTHWALPVSFTAIFVLMLTGYFRLQPKYTMYQSDAGLPVNGLTLTFLFDHDVHTEAYLKIMKDHYRDRENFAKVLDQYLADPANRY